The window AGAGAACCCAGAGGAATTAAAAATAAAACAGCAAAATCAAATTTTAAATTTTAATCCTTTCTGTATTTTAAATTTCGAAATTTGTTTTTAATTTTATCTCTGCGTTCTCTGTGTCCTCTGTGGTGAAAAATAAAGGAATGAGGAAACGATGGTTACGTTGACAATCGATGGGGTTCAAGTCACAGTTCCACCCGGCACAATGATTGTGGAGGCCGCCGAGAAAGCCGGGATTAAGATTCCCACTCTCTGCAACAACAAGCGCCTTATGCCTTTCGGGGCCTGCCGCATTTGCGTGGTGCAACAGAAAGGGCGCAAGGGGTTGACCCCCGCCTGCTTCAACCCCGTTCGTAATGGCATGGAGATCCTGACCAACACCCCCGAGGTAATCAAGGCCCGTAAGATTCAGCTGCAATTAATTCTCATCTCCCATCCACTCGATTGTCCGGTGTGCGATGCCGGAGGTCAGTGCCAGTTGCAGAATCTGGTCTACGAATACAGCGTAGTCGAGAATCCTTTTAAAGGAGAGAAGGCGAACCTTCCCCCGGATCACGTCTCCCCATTTATCGAGCGCAACGTGAACCGTTGCATCCTCTGCGGCATGTGCGTCAGGATTTGCGACGAAGTCGTAGGCGCCAATGAACTCTCCTTTATGAACCGGGGTTGGAATACGAAAATCGGTACGGATTTTGACCGGCCCATGAACTGTGAATTTTGCGGTCAATGCTTATCGGTATGCCCGGTGGGGGCCTTGAACGACCGTATATTCCTTCATAAGGCCAGAGTCTGGGACCTGCAGGAAACGAACACCACCTGCGGCTACTGCGGAGTGGGCTGCACGTTTACGGTAGGGGCGAAAAACGGCCGGATTCTACGCGTGCGGGCCAATGAGGACACGGGGATCAATCAAGGCAACCTCTGCGTGAAGGGGCGTTTTGGATGGGAGTATATTCACAGCCGGGAGCGGCTGACCACCCCCTTGATCAAGAAAAATGGTTCTTTGGTCAAGGCTTCCTGGGAGGAAGCCATCGGCCTGGTAACCCAGCGCTGGAAAACAATCAAAGCGGAGAAGGGCGGAACGGCTCTCGCCGGTTTGTGTTCCCCGCGGTTGACCAATGAAGAGCTTTTTTCTTTCCAGAAATTCGTGCGGGGGGTACTGGGAACCAACCATTTAGACCACGCCGGCGGATATAGTTATGCGGCCCACCTGGCTTTGCAGGATTCCCTGGGATATGCCGCCACGACCAACTCCATCAACGAGATCCGTAAAGCCGACGTTATCATCGCCTTGCGCTCGGATTTATCCGCGACCCATCCGGTAATCAAATCCGAGATCATTCTGGCCGTGAAGCGGAGAAGGGCCAAGCTCATCGTGGTGAACAGCCGCAATATATATTTGAACAAATTTTCGGCCTTCAACCTTCAGGTCCAACCCGGAACCGAAGTCGCCCTGGTCAACGGTATGATGCAAGCCATCCTCCAGCAAGGCCTGGCTAAAGAGGAATTTATCCAATCGTGGACCGAAGGATTCGCCTCTTGGCAGCAGTCCTTGGAGAACTATTCTCCCGAGAAGGTCGAAGCCCTAACCGGAGTTCCCGCGGCCTCTTTCACGGCAGCGGCTCGCTTATTTGCCCAGGCACCGGCAGGCGTCATTTTAATTTCCACCGGCACTTTTTCGGGAAAGCAGGACCGGGCCTTGGCCTTGGCCGCCTCCAACTTAGCGCTTTTGACCGGGCAGCTCGGGAAAGAGAGTTCCGGGATTTTCATCCTCGGGGAGAAAAACAATTCTCAGGGCGCCCTGGATATGGGGGTGACCCCCGACTGGCTTCCCGGCTACGCCCATTTGCAGAATTCTTCCGAACGGAGTCGCTTCGAAAATTCTTGGAAAATATCCATCCCGGAACAACCGGGAATGGGAGCCCTGGCGATCCTCCAGGCCGCCGAGGAAGGGAAAATTCAGGGATTGTACATCGTCGGGGAGAATCCCGTGGTCACCTACCCTGATTCTTCCCGGACCCAGAAAGCTCTGGCGGCGGTAAACTTCCTGGTAGTGCAGGATTGTTTCCTCTCGGAGACCGCATCTTTGGCGCAGGTTGTCCTTCCGGCGGCTTCTTTTGTGGAGAAGGAAGGGACCTTTACCAATACCGAGCGCAGAGTCCAGCGGGTTCGGCGCACGCTGGATCCCCCGGGCCTGGCTCGGCCGGACCTGTGGATTTTCCAACAACTGGCTAAAGCCTCGGGATACACCCTTACCGGAGCTTCCGCCAAGGCTGTAATGGACGAAATCAGGAAACTCGTACCCCTTTACGCGGGAATGGATTATCCCAGGCTGGAAAACCCGGTGGGGTTGCAGTGGCCCTGCGTAGCGCCGGATCATCCGGGAACGCCAATACTTTATGAAAAAGATTTCCCCATAGGGAAAGGAAAATTCCTCCCGGCAGTATACGAGGAAGATCTCCCGGCCGCAGAATCTCCTTGGTTCCTCATCACGGGGCCCACTCTGTTTCATTCCGGATCTTTATCTCTGATGAGTCCGGGACTGGCCCGTTTGCAGGCGGAAAGTTTTGTACAAGTGCACCCTGCGGACGCCCGCAGACTCGGCCTGGAGAATCATCAAAAGGTGATTCTCAGGTCCCAACACGGGGAAGTGACCGTTAAGGCTTCCATTTCCTCAGGAGCGGCTCCGGGCGTTCTTTTCATCCCCTATCATTTTGGCCAAGGAGGGGGGAATCATCTGACCGGGCGTGACTTAACGATCACCCGGGTGCAATTAGAAAAGGTTTAGCCTCAAACCCCATCGGAAAGAGGGAAAGGTATGCTGGCTTTCGTTCTTATCGCCCTTGTCAAAGTGCTTGTGGTTTTTACTGCTATGCTCCTCATCGTCGCTTATATGACCCTGATGGAGAGAAAGGTTCTCGGCCATATGCAGGTCCGTTATGGGCCGAATCGGGCGGGGCCCTATGGATTACTTCAGCCCATTGCCGATGGGATTAAACTTTTTTTCAAGGAAGATATCATCATCCCCCACGCCAACCGGCTGATTTACATCTTTGCCCCCACCGTCATTGTGATTACGGCGCTGATGAGTTATGCCGTTATTCCCTTCGGGGACAACATCACCATCCTCGGGTATAAGGTGGACATGGTGGTGGCGGACGTGAACGTAGGGTTGCTTTACCTCTTCGCCATCTCTTCCCTGGGAGTTTATGGGGTGGTCATGGGAGGTTGGGCATCCAACAACAAATACTCTTTGTTGGGGGCCATCCGCTCTTCGGCTCAGATGATCAGCTATGAACTTCCCCTGGGGCTTTCCATCATCGGGGTCCTGATGATCACGGGGTCTTTATCCACCATGAAGATCGTGGAAGCCCAATCTCAGGTATGGTTTATTGTCTATCAGCCCCTCGGGTTCATCATCTACTTGATCTCCGCTGTGGCAGAGTGTAGCCGCACTCCCTTTGACCTGACGGAATGTGAGAATGAATTAGTGGCCGGGTACCAGACCGAATACAGTTCGATGAAGTTCGGCTTGTACTACCTGGCGGAATATGCCCACATCCTGGTGGTCAGTTCGCTGGCGGTCACCCTTTTCTTCGGGGGCTGGCACGGTCCTTGGCTCCCCCCCATCATCTGGTTTTTGATGAAAGTCTTCCTCTTTATCTTTTTCTTTATCTGGATCCGGGCAACCTATCCCCGTTTCCGTTATGATCAATTGATGAAATTCGGCTGGAAGGTGCTTTTCCCCTTATCGCTCTTGAACATTTTGATCACAGCCGGGGTCATGTCCTTCCTGGCTTAAGAAAAGTTGGTCAGAGCAGCGTTACAGGGCAATAGATTGAATTCAAGTCGGCGAGGATAGCGATGATTAAACCGTTGCTGAAAGGATTGGGGTTAACCTTGCGCACCTTCTTCACCCGTCCAGTGACCCTCCAGTATCCGGAGGAGAAGATGGTTATGTACCCCCGTTTCCGCGGCCTGCATGAGCTGACGCGGGATGGAGAAGGGAAAATCAACTGTGTGGCCTGTGAGCTCTGCGCGGCGGTCTGTCCGGCCAATTGCATCCGGGTAGAGCCGGCGGAGGGGCCAACCCATCAGCGTTTTCCAAAAGTCTATGAGATCGACCTTTTGCGCTGTATCTTTTGCGGTTTTTGCCAGGAAGCCTGCCCTTACGGGGCGATCATTCTCCGGGAGAATTATGAAACCGCCAATTACACCCGGAAGGACCTGCTATACGACCGGGATAAACTTTTCCATGCCTATCAGAAATAGGGAGGCCTGTGCCCATGTTTGAAATGGTTTTTTTCATCTTGCTGGCCGTGGTGACCACGATCACTGCCATCCTGGTTATCGTCCAACGCAATCCCGTGGCCAGCGCCATCTACTTGATCATCACTTTTTTCTGCTTGGCCGGCATTTACCTTCTTCTCAATGCCCAGTTCATCGCCATTATCCAGGTTTTGGTCTATGCGGGGGCCATTATGGTCCTTTTCCTCTTTGTGATCATGCTCCTCAACCTGGAAAAGGAGAAAAAAATTATCACCCGCCACCGGCTGCAAAAGGTGGTGGGGGTTTTTCTGGGGGTGATCCTGCTGGCCCAGATTGGCATGATATTCAATTCCGTCCTTTTAGAGGGGGGTAAAGGAAATTTTCCACCGGAAAAAGTCGCCGCCATAGGCAATACCGAGGTGGTGGCCCGGCTGCTGTTTACCGATTTCCTGCTGCCCTTTGAGATTACTTCGGTCCTCCTCCTGGTGGCGATTATCGGCGCCATCGTCCTGGCCAAGAAACAGATTTGATAGAGACAGAATTTGGAATACAGGAGGCAGGAGGCAAAAGGCAGAAATCAGAAGGCAGAAGAAAAAATATTAATTGTATTTATTCTGGATTCTGAATTCGGTCTTCTGGATTCTGTTTTTAAAGGAGTTTAAAATGGTTTCTTTATCCAGTTACCTGATTTTGAGTGCGATTCTCTTCAGCATAGGTGTGGTGGGTTTCTTACTGCGGCGGAACACCCTCGTGATTTTCATGTCCATTGAGCTTATGCTGAACGCCGCGAATTTAGCTTTTGTGGCCTTTTCCCGCTTCTTAAATTCCATGGACGGTCAGATCTTTGTCTTTTTCGTCATGTCCGTGGCAGCCGCTGAAGCCGCGGTGGGCCTGGCGATCATCATGGCCATATACCGCACCAAAGAGACGGTCAATGCCGACGAAATGAATTTGATGAAATGGTAAAAGGAAAGCTCATAGCTGATAGCTCATAGCAAAGACAGGAAGACAACTCATGGCAGGTAGATCATAGCAAACGGCCGATAATTAAATTGCTATGAGCTAAGAGCTATGAGCTATGAGCCAATTAAAGGAGATTTTAGAATGCTGGACTATGTAGGTTTGATTCCTTTATTTCCGGCGATCGGATTTGCAATTAACCTTTTTTTCGGAAGGCGGATGTCCAAAGGGGCCGTGGGCTTCATCGCCTGCGCCGCGATCGGGCTCTCCTTTCTTGGCTCTCTTCTAATCTTCGCCGACCTGCTCAAGCTGGCTCCGGCCAACCGCTCGGTGGAAAAAATCCTTTACACCTGGATCCTTTCCGGAGAATTTCAGGCCTCCATCGGCTTCCTGGTCGATCCCCTCTCCGTGGTCATGATGATGGTCGTCTCCGGCGTATCCTTCATCATTCACGTTTACTCTCATGGATATATGCACGATGACCAGGACTTTCCTCGTTATTTTACCTATTTAAATCTCTTCGTCTTTTTCATGCTAATCCTGGTATCCGCGAACAATTTCCTTCTGATGTTCGTAGGTTGGGAGGGAGTGGGTCTTTGCTCCTACTTTTTGATCGGGTTTTGGTACGAGAAAAAATCCGCCTCGGATGCTGGGAAAAAGGCTTTCATTGTCAACCGGATTGGGGATTACGGGTTCCTTCTGGCCATCTTTTTAGTTTTTGTGACTTTCGGGACCATTGATTTCAAAGCGGTCTTTGCCGCGGCTCCGGAGAAATTTGCTGTCGGCAGCGGACTCATTACTTTGATCACGCTGCTCTTGTTTATGGGAGCCACAGGAAAATCGGCTCAACTCCCCCTTTACACTTGGTTACCCGACGCCATGGAAGGCCCAACACCGGTGAGTGCCTTAATCCATGCCGCCACCATGGTAACTGCCGGGGTGTACATGGTGGCGCGCTGCAACGTGCTTTTTCTCATGGCTCCTACCTCGATTTTCGTCGTAGCCGTGATTGGCGCAGCTACCGCCATCTTTGCCGCCTCCATCGGCTTGGCCCAGAATGACATCAAACGGGTATTGGCCTATTCCACGATAAGCCAACTGGGATACATGTTCTTGGCCTGCGGTGTGGGGGCTTTCACCGCAGGTATTTTCCACCTGATGACGCACGCTTTTTTCAAGGCCTTGCTCTTCTTGAGCGCGGGCAGCGTGATGCATGCCCTGGCGGGGGAACTGGACATGCGCAAGATGGGTGCGCTCAAACCTCACATGCCCCGCACCTATTGGACCTTTTTGATTGCTACCTTGGCCATTTCAGGAATCTTCCCCTTTGCCGGTTTTTTCTCCAAGGACGAAATTTTATGGAAGGCGCTGACCAAAGGGGGGCTAGGTTTTTGGCTGGTGGGGGCTATCGCTGCCTTCATGACAGCCACCTACATGTTCCGGGCTGTGTTTATGACCTTCCATGGTAAGTCCCGGGTGGATCACGAAGTTGCGCATCATCTCCACGAATCTCCGGGAATGATGACGGTACCCTTGATCCTCCTGGCGATTCTTTCTACCATCGGCGGATTTATCGGCTTCCCCATTGTGGAGGGTTGGAATCAATTTAACGAATTTCTCTCGCCGGTCTTTGCCTCATCGACTGCCCTCGCCGCGGCCAAAACCGCGGAGGCGGGCCACCATGCTGTAGGATTCGAGGTGGCGATGATGATCGTCTCCATGGTCATCGCCGGTTTGGGCATCCTTCTGGCCTACCGGATGTACATCAAAACACCCAGTTT is drawn from Deltaproteobacteria bacterium and contains these coding sequences:
- a CDS encoding molybdopterin-dependent oxidoreductase, translated to MVTLTIDGVQVTVPPGTMIVEAAEKAGIKIPTLCNNKRLMPFGACRICVVQQKGRKGLTPACFNPVRNGMEILTNTPEVIKARKIQLQLILISHPLDCPVCDAGGQCQLQNLVYEYSVVENPFKGEKANLPPDHVSPFIERNVNRCILCGMCVRICDEVVGANELSFMNRGWNTKIGTDFDRPMNCEFCGQCLSVCPVGALNDRIFLHKARVWDLQETNTTCGYCGVGCTFTVGAKNGRILRVRANEDTGINQGNLCVKGRFGWEYIHSRERLTTPLIKKNGSLVKASWEEAIGLVTQRWKTIKAEKGGTALAGLCSPRLTNEELFSFQKFVRGVLGTNHLDHAGGYSYAAHLALQDSLGYAATTNSINEIRKADVIIALRSDLSATHPVIKSEIILAVKRRRAKLIVVNSRNIYLNKFSAFNLQVQPGTEVALVNGMMQAILQQGLAKEEFIQSWTEGFASWQQSLENYSPEKVEALTGVPAASFTAAARLFAQAPAGVILISTGTFSGKQDRALALAASNLALLTGQLGKESSGIFILGEKNNSQGALDMGVTPDWLPGYAHLQNSSERSRFENSWKISIPEQPGMGALAILQAAEEGKIQGLYIVGENPVVTYPDSSRTQKALAAVNFLVVQDCFLSETASLAQVVLPAASFVEKEGTFTNTERRVQRVRRTLDPPGLARPDLWIFQQLAKASGYTLTGASAKAVMDEIRKLVPLYAGMDYPRLENPVGLQWPCVAPDHPGTPILYEKDFPIGKGKFLPAVYEEDLPAAESPWFLITGPTLFHSGSLSLMSPGLARLQAESFVQVHPADARRLGLENHQKVILRSQHGEVTVKASISSGAAPGVLFIPYHFGQGGGNHLTGRDLTITRVQLEKV
- the nuoH gene encoding NADH-quinone oxidoreductase subunit NuoH, which gives rise to MLAFVLIALVKVLVVFTAMLLIVAYMTLMERKVLGHMQVRYGPNRAGPYGLLQPIADGIKLFFKEDIIIPHANRLIYIFAPTVIVITALMSYAVIPFGDNITILGYKVDMVVADVNVGLLYLFAISSLGVYGVVMGGWASNNKYSLLGAIRSSAQMISYELPLGLSIIGVLMITGSLSTMKIVEAQSQVWFIVYQPLGFIIYLISAVAECSRTPFDLTECENELVAGYQTEYSSMKFGLYYLAEYAHILVVSSLAVTLFFGGWHGPWLPPIIWFLMKVFLFIFFFIWIRATYPRFRYDQLMKFGWKVLFPLSLLNILITAGVMSFLA
- the nuoI gene encoding NADH-quinone oxidoreductase subunit NuoI, encoding MIKPLLKGLGLTLRTFFTRPVTLQYPEEKMVMYPRFRGLHELTRDGEGKINCVACELCAAVCPANCIRVEPAEGPTHQRFPKVYEIDLLRCIFCGFCQEACPYGAIILRENYETANYTRKDLLYDRDKLFHAYQK
- a CDS encoding NADH-quinone oxidoreductase subunit J produces the protein MFEMVFFILLAVVTTITAILVIVQRNPVASAIYLIITFFCLAGIYLLLNAQFIAIIQVLVYAGAIMVLFLFVIMLLNLEKEKKIITRHRLQKVVGVFLGVILLAQIGMIFNSVLLEGGKGNFPPEKVAAIGNTEVVARLLFTDFLLPFEITSVLLLVAIIGAIVLAKKQI
- the nuoK gene encoding NADH-quinone oxidoreductase subunit NuoK; translation: MVSLSSYLILSAILFSIGVVGFLLRRNTLVIFMSIELMLNAANLAFVAFSRFLNSMDGQIFVFFVMSVAAAEAAVGLAIIMAIYRTKETVNADEMNLMKW
- the nuoL gene encoding NADH-quinone oxidoreductase subunit L encodes the protein MLDYVGLIPLFPAIGFAINLFFGRRMSKGAVGFIACAAIGLSFLGSLLIFADLLKLAPANRSVEKILYTWILSGEFQASIGFLVDPLSVVMMMVVSGVSFIIHVYSHGYMHDDQDFPRYFTYLNLFVFFMLILVSANNFLLMFVGWEGVGLCSYFLIGFWYEKKSASDAGKKAFIVNRIGDYGFLLAIFLVFVTFGTIDFKAVFAAAPEKFAVGSGLITLITLLLFMGATGKSAQLPLYTWLPDAMEGPTPVSALIHAATMVTAGVYMVARCNVLFLMAPTSIFVVAVIGAATAIFAASIGLAQNDIKRVLAYSTISQLGYMFLACGVGAFTAGIFHLMTHAFFKALLFLSAGSVMHALAGELDMRKMGALKPHMPRTYWTFLIATLAISGIFPFAGFFSKDEILWKALTKGGLGFWLVGAIAAFMTATYMFRAVFMTFHGKSRVDHEVAHHLHESPGMMTVPLILLAILSTIGGFIGFPIVEGWNQFNEFLSPVFASSTALAAAKTAEAGHHAVGFEVAMMIVSMVIAGLGILLAYRMYIKTPSLPDRLAESYKVPYELIANKYWVDEIYHFFFVGPLIRFSVFLWKIFDDILVDGTVNGVGAVVRGGSEVFKRLQTGYVQNYALSILVGIVFMIGYFIFGK